The window TTGAAAAGCCCGTATTCTTTGATTATTGAAAAGCCTTCTTTGAATATAAATATTGTTATCAACAGGACAGAGATTACAGAAACCGCAGCTGCTAAAAACAAAATTAGTTCAATTCCTCTACTTTTCTTTGGCATACTCTTCTACTCCTCGTTTATGAAAATTTTTATGCCAAACATAGTAAGATGAATCTAAAACTTTATTTTACTCTTATATAATGGTATTTCTCAACTATAGCCTGTCCTTCGTTACTGAGAGCAAAGTCAATAAAGTCTTTTACAAGCCCTGTTGGTTCATCCTTGGTCAAGAATAAAAATGGCCTTTGTAGTTTGTACTTGCCGTTTTTGACATTCTCTTCTGTTGCCTCAACACCTTCAATGCTCACAGCCTTGACAGTTGAGTCGACAATTCCCAGAGAGATAAAGCCAATTGCATTGGGGTCTTGTGAAATTGACTGCTTTACAGCACCATTTGATGGCTGCACAACCGCAGAGTCTGTGATACTTTCACCTTTCATGACAAGCTCTTCAAATGCACCGCGCGTACCTGAACCTTCTTCACGTGTTACAACAACAATCTGTGCGTCTTTCCCACCAACATCTTTCCAATTTTTAATCTTTCCTGAATAGATATTTCTTATCTGTGACAAGGTAAGATTTTTGATCGGGTTTGAAGGATTGACAACAATTGCTATTCCATCAATTGCAATCTTAAATTCATTCAAACCTTTTTCTTCAGGTTTTAGTTCACGCGAAGATGTTCCAATGTCAGCAACACCATCTCTTGCTGATTTTATTCCAACTCCAGAACCACCACCCTGAACCTCAATTTTTACATCAGGGTGTTTTTGCATAAACGCTTTTGCCAAATCGTCTGCCAAAGGTTGAACAGAAGTAGAACCCGCAACTGTAATTGACTTTTTAGAAGATGGGCCTTGAACAGTTGAACTTTTGCATCCAAACAGCAAAAAGCTTAGCATACTAATTATCAAAAACAGAGTAACAATTTTTTTGTTCATCTTTTCACTCCTCAATAAAAGTTTTTGTTTACAAAATATTTTTACCCTTTGTATCGATTCTTACTTTTTCAATTCTATAATATCAATGTTAAATCAATTTAAAATGAACGTTAAATCTATGTTAAAAACACCTCACAGCCCTTTAATATCAATAATCACCTCTTTTTCATCAGCCAAAATTCTTATCGCATCTGGGTCTTCATATTCGTTTATGATCTTTATGGCATCTAAATTGTACCTTTCTTTCAGTCGCTCAATATTTCTTTTCTTCTGCCCTACGAGCTTTGAGAAGTTTTTTGGATGTACAAAAATCTTAAGATCTTTTAGGTTTTCTTGTGGCAATACATTTTTCACCTTTCTAAATATTATTTCTGAATCAACAAGTTCACCAAATGAAGGATGAAAGGGGCCTGCAATTACCTTAGCGTTATAATTTATCTCTTCTGTCGGCTGAAGACCTACTCTTATGACTTTTACATTATGGTCCATAAAAATTTCTTTCATTTGGCTACTTATTAGAACTGCATCT is drawn from Caldicellulosiruptor naganoensis and contains these coding sequences:
- a CDS encoding phosphate ABC transporter substrate-binding protein, producing MNKKIVTLFLIISMLSFLLFGCKSSTVQGPSSKKSITVAGSTSVQPLADDLAKAFMQKHPDVKIEVQGGGSGVGIKSARDGVADIGTSSRELKPEEKGLNEFKIAIDGIAIVVNPSNPIKNLTLSQIRNIYSGKIKNWKDVGGKDAQIVVVTREEGSGTRGAFEELVMKGESITDSAVVQPSNGAVKQSISQDPNAIGFISLGIVDSTVKAVSIEGVEATEENVKNGKYKLQRPFLFLTKDEPTGLVKDFIDFALSNEGQAIVEKYHYIRVK